Genomic window (Leptotrichia sp. oral taxon 212):
CATAAAATCTTCAGGAATTACAGGAACATCAAGATTTCCATCAACAGTAAATGTTCCACCATTATAACCACCATCAAGTCTGTTCACATTCAATTTCCTATTATCAACACTTATATCAGCATTGATATTATCAACTAGTGTCAAGTTATCTTTAGTCTTATAATTAAAATTATTTAGCAAGATTTTTCCTGTTGTCTGTGCCGGTGAAAATACAATATCTATATCTGCTATTCCACTTGCTTCTTTTATGTTTTTATCAAGACCAAGGAAAGAAAGATTAAAATTTTTAGCAAGTGCTGATATATTGTAATTTATAGGAGAAAAATTAAAATATCCATTTAAAAGTAATGGGTTTTTTTCATACTCCAGATAAAACTGTCCAATATTTATCCCTTTATTATTAACACTTACATCTACATCAAGATTTTCAACAGGAAACCCGCTTAATGTTACCTTGTCAGAATTAATTCTGGTTTCTGTTGAAAAACTTTCCGGCTTTCCTTTGAAAGCAAAGTCAAGAGTTATATCTCCGCTATATCCTTTATCTTTCAAATCCTGAACCGAATCCAGAGAAAACTTCTGATTTTCAAGTTTATAATCTATATCTATATTAGCCAGATCAAATTTTGTGTTTGTTCTGAAAAGCTCTTCATCATTGTCTCCTCTAACAACAAGATCCTTAATATTAAAAGTCCCATATTTAAAAAGTTTATCTACATTTCCGTCTGAATATTCCAGATTTACATTTAATGAAGGTAATTTATAGCCTTTATAACCTATATTTCCAAAATTTACATTTCCTGACAGGTTAAACTTATTCAAATCTCCTTTAAGCGACAAATCGGATAATGTCCCAAATGTCAGATCATTAAATTTAAACAGCTTTGGAATATCCGGTTCTACCAGACTTAATTTCAAATCTGCAAGACCTGTTTTCATATCATAGGTACCTGATATCTTATTATCCCTTAAAGTAAATTTCCTGAAATCCAGTACACTCCTATTTATGTCTATTATTCCTTCAGTATCTCCTATATAAGTTGAATCTATAGTTGTTTTTGAAGGATACAGCATTATATTTCCAGACAGGTTATCTAAAGAGCCATTTACATTCATTGTTGCATTTTCTATATAAAGATTTACTTCCGGCTTAATATTGTTGTATACTACATAGTTTTTCAGCTCAGAATTTATTTTTATATTTCCATTTTTCATATTGAATGAACCGTTTGCCTGCAACTTCTCATTACTTACATTTGAAATATTTACAATATTATTTTTTATATTTAAATTTCCTGAAACATTTTTTAACCTCTGATAACCTACCCATAATTCAGACATTTTAGCATCTATATCTAAATTTAAACTTAGCAAATCATTGATTTTACCCTTAGCATGCAGCTGTTCATATTCCACTACATATTCACCATAAGGACTGTAAAGTTCATAATTTCCTGACAGGTTATCTCCTTTTCCTGAAATATTTGCTTTCACTGTCATTGGAAGTTTAGCCTTATCAAGACCTTTCAGGTTATATCCATAATCTCTTAAGAGTTTTGCGGCATCAAATCTACCTTTTCCAAATGTTGTAATTTTATATGAATGATTCATATCTGCTGTAGTTATTCCTGAGACTCTCAGATTCTGTCCCTTTACATTTACATCTGCATTTACATTATAGGAACCGTTCTTTACATTTACATTTGCATTTATTAAATCAAAATACTTGTTATCCCTGCTTTTTAATTTTGCCTGTATATTTCCTGACTGTAAAATATTCTTATTATTGAACTTAAGCACCAGATTGTCCACTTTAGGATTTACATCATAGGAATTTCCTCCATACTTCACTGTGAGATAATCTTTTCCGGTTGCATTTACATTCATCTGCTGTTCTTTTGGATTTATTGTATAATTTCCTGCAAGTTCCCTTGAAGCAAAATCTCCCTTTATTATATTTTCTTTATTTATTGATGCTGTCCCTGTTATCTGCCCTATACTGTAATCAGAACCCCTGTTTGTAATTACATAATTACCGTTACCATGTTTTTCTTTTACATTATAGGTAAACTTTGGCATAGCAACATCATTTTTCACTTTAAATCCACTTATTGTTTCATCAAAATGGAAAGATGTATTTTCCAATGTCAGAATTTGTTCCCTGGACATTTTCAATGATGTTTTTAAATCTCTGAACCTGTAATTTGCAATCGCTATCTGAGGTGAGGAAAATTTACCGTCTAATGCAACTTCCTTATTTTGAACATTTATTTTTGCATTAAGCTCCCCTGAAACATTTCCATTAGCTTTAACATTAGAATTCTTTATGAGTTTATATCTTGCAATTTCCTTAAACGGAACATTATCAGTGGTCAGCTTCATATCAATATTATGTTTTGGTATGCTATAGTTCATTTTAAATGTTACAGGATGACTTTCTATGGAAGTTTTTGCATCAACCGAAATATCATCTTTCTGCATATCTATTACTGCATCAATATTTTCAATATTCCCATCAAAATCATCATATTCCAGTGTCCCATTTTTTACATTTAACTTGCCTTTTACCTTCATGACACTTTCCTTATGTTTCTGACTTAACTCCAGATTACCTGTAAGTATTCCTCCCTTAGCTTTTATCATATCGAGGGGAACATATTGACCCAGACTTTGTGTTACATTGACATTTTTAAATTCAAATCCAAGATAAAATTCCTTTTTTTTAGGATCAGTGTTTTTAGTTTTGTCAAACATTGATCTGAAAGACTGCAAAGTATTTACCTTCTGAGCAAGATGTACCTTTATACTCTCTGCGTCATCACTTCCTTTGGCCTCAAGTGAAAATCCTCTTGATTTTGAAACTTCCAGATATCCATTCACATTTTTTAAAGTTTTCGATATTTTTTCCTTGTAGCTTGTATCAGTATAATTTAATATGGAATCATGATAATACAGTTTTCCAAGCCTGTTTGTATTATCATAGGTGACTTTTTTCTTGTCATCAGGTTTTAATATGTTAAATACATTAAACTTATTCTGAGGATATCTTTCAAGATTGACAGTTGCATTATAGACATCTATTCTGGATAATCTTGAAGGAAGCATAAGATTTACTTTTGCAACGGCTTTTTTAGCATCAATTACAGTATTTCCTGACTGATCCTTTACTTTTAAGTCGTCTATTCTTATTTTTCCAAATCCTTCAAGTTCCACTTTTTTAAATTCAACATTCAGACCTGAAGATTTCAGTATTGATCCCAGCATTCCCTTAAAATTATTTGTAGCAATAAATCCTCTGACTAAAAACAGAGATAACAAAAGAGGAATAAATGTAAATAAAGATTTTCTTATATATTTCATTTTTACCTCCTTTTTTAATTTTATCTCATTTTCATATTTATTTTATCTTATTATATTATATGTTGCTTATATCATACTTAGTTTTTTTTCCATATTATTAAATTTTTTAATCAAAATCAATATTCATTAATCCTATTATTCTTTCAAGTTCCTCATAATCATGAAACTTTATTTCTATTTTTCCATTTCCATGTAAATTTCCCTTTATTTCTACACTGCTTTCAAAAAATTCCCTTAATTTATCTTCCAGAAATAATTTTTCACTGTCTTTTTTTTCGTGACTTTCTATATGTAGACTGTCTTTCTTTTCAGAAAAATCTGTTTCCTGATTATCTGTAATATTAATTTTATCAGTTTCATGAAAATTTTCTGAATTCAAACTATTATTTCCCGCTTCTTTTTTCCTATCTTGCTTATCATCAGGCAAAACATCTGAAAATTTTTCTTTATTCATGAGTACTTTTACTCTTTTTTCTGTTTCCCTGACAGAATATCCCTTGTCTATTATTTCTTTTGCAGCAGATTCTATTTTCTTCTGATCAGACAGGCTCAGAAGAGTTCTTGCATGTCCATAGGATATTTCGCCTTTTTTCACCATTTCCTTGACACTTCCTGGAAGCTTTAAAATCCTCATCTTATTTGAAAGTGAAGATCTTGTTTTCCCTAGCTTTTCAGAAAGTTTCTCCTGAGTGTATCCGTACACTTCCATAAGCATTAGATAAGACTCCGCTTCCTCTATTGGATTCAGGTCTTCACGCTGAATATTTTCCAAAACAGAAAGTTCATATCCTCTGGCATCACCGACACTTATCTCTATAGCTGAGATATTCTCCATTCCAAGTTCCCTGCATGCCCGGTAACGTCTTTCCCCTGCCACAATCTCATATTTCCCGTTTGAAATTTTTCTCACGGTAATCGGCTGAATCAGTCCGCTACTTTTTATTGAATCCTTCAATTCGGACATTTTTTCATTATCAAAATATTTTCTTGGCTGGTTACTATTTGTAACAATCCTGTCAATTTTTAAATTCAGAAGTTTCATAATCCCTCTTTTTTATAATTTTTATATTTTAAATTTTATCCGGAATTTTTTTGTATATATTCATAATTTTCTGTAAAACTATTTTCTGCTTACCGAATAAATTCCCTGGGAGTCC
Coding sequences:
- a CDS encoding ParB/RepB/Spo0J family partition protein, giving the protein MKLLNLKIDRIVTNSNQPRKYFDNEKMSELKDSIKSSGLIQPITVRKISNGKYEIVAGERRYRACRELGMENISAIEISVGDARGYELSVLENIQREDLNPIEEAESYLMLMEVYGYTQEKLSEKLGKTRSSLSNKMRILKLPGSVKEMVKKGEISYGHARTLLSLSDQKKIESAAKEIIDKGYSVRETEKRVKVLMNKEKFSDVLPDDKQDRKKEAGNNSLNSENFHETDKINITDNQETDFSEKKDSLHIESHEKKDSEKLFLEDKLREFFESSVEIKGNLHGNGKIEIKFHDYEELERIIGLMNIDFD
- a CDS encoding translocation/assembly module TamB domain-containing protein — its product is MKYIRKSLFTFIPLLLSLFLVRGFIATNNFKGMLGSILKSSGLNVEFKKVELEGFGKIRIDDLKVKDQSGNTVIDAKKAVAKVNLMLPSRLSRIDVYNATVNLERYPQNKFNVFNILKPDDKKKVTYDNTNRLGKLYYHDSILNYTDTSYKEKISKTLKNVNGYLEVSKSRGFSLEAKGSDDAESIKVHLAQKVNTLQSFRSMFDKTKNTDPKKKEFYLGFEFKNVNVTQSLGQYVPLDMIKAKGGILTGNLELSQKHKESVMKVKGKLNVKNGTLEYDDFDGNIENIDAVIDMQKDDISVDAKTSIESHPVTFKMNYSIPKHNIDMKLTTDNVPFKEIARYKLIKNSNVKANGNVSGELNAKINVQNKEVALDGKFSSPQIAIANYRFRDLKTSLKMSREQILTLENTSFHFDETISGFKVKNDVAMPKFTYNVKEKHGNGNYVITNRGSDYSIGQITGTASINKENIIKGDFASRELAGNYTINPKEQQMNVNATGKDYLTVKYGGNSYDVNPKVDNLVLKFNNKNILQSGNIQAKLKSRDNKYFDLINANVNVKNGSYNVNADVNVKGQNLRVSGITTADMNHSYKITTFGKGRFDAAKLLRDYGYNLKGLDKAKLPMTVKANISGKGDNLSGNYELYSPYGEYVVEYEQLHAKGKINDLLSLNLDIDAKMSELWVGYQRLKNVSGNLNIKNNIVNISNVSNEKLQANGSFNMKNGNIKINSELKNYVVYNNIKPEVNLYIENATMNVNGSLDNLSGNIMLYPSKTTIDSTYIGDTEGIIDINRSVLDFRKFTLRDNKISGTYDMKTGLADLKLSLVEPDIPKLFKFNDLTFGTLSDLSLKGDLNKFNLSGNVNFGNIGYKGYKLPSLNVNLEYSDGNVDKLFKYGTFNIKDLVVRGDNDEELFRTNTKFDLANIDIDYKLENQKFSLDSVQDLKDKGYSGDITLDFAFKGKPESFSTETRINSDKVTLSGFPVENLDVDVSVNNKGINIGQFYLEYEKNPLLLNGYFNFSPINYNISALAKNFNLSFLGLDKNIKEASGIADIDIVFSPAQTTGKILLNNFNYKTKDNLTLVDNINADISVDNRKLNVNRLDGGYNGGTFTVDGNLDVPVIPEDFMRTKRLELGKFELNASLNSVKVRYGQDIDAVVTGDIVFTENHLFGNITAESGEIRAIPSFGGEKKSVSAEEQEKILKNKTIVEGIVEEVIDKILKQYIVDINLRANKDVKLNIPSISLVKNIKGGISGESKVLYENGEVGLIGEYTIRQGSFVLNNNRFKIDNAEIRFPEQSTGSTLQIDPFIVFNASTKVGKERIEVSLTGKVSNPDIKFSSDSGLSREQIVSLLAFNTASKGNNKNQDNKQTDSSQDGTVLIGSVLNTALNELIFSPVTGKIGETLGLSNVSVSTDFKKSEKTGEYSGATTLYIQDNLYKEKWFWNLQVKFPFQTKTENGNTSNPVGYNAWINYNVFEGLELKIGGETITKKDESTNFKPKNDLNYYFGVDFSTKADSFGDLWKKLFRRKKLDTLSK